A window of the Pseudomonas furukawaii genome harbors these coding sequences:
- the tnpB gene encoding IS66 family insertion sequence element accessory protein TnpB (TnpB, as the term is used for proteins encoded by IS66 family insertion elements, is considered an accessory protein, since TnpC, encoded by a neighboring gene, is a DDE family transposase.), producing the protein MMRPDAKVKAVYLYPKPVDFRKSIDGLAALVELDIKVAVFDPVLFVFLNKTRNRVKILYWERNGFCLWLKRLQAERFKTKPDAEEPIVLTVRELNQLLAGFDLWGNQPHKVLTPRFVS; encoded by the coding sequence ATGATGCGTCCGGACGCCAAGGTCAAAGCCGTCTACCTCTATCCAAAGCCGGTCGACTTCCGGAAATCCATTGATGGTCTGGCGGCCTTGGTGGAGTTGGATATCAAGGTGGCCGTGTTCGATCCGGTGTTGTTCGTCTTCCTCAACAAGACGCGCAATCGGGTGAAGATCCTCTACTGGGAACGCAACGGTTTCTGCCTGTGGCTCAAGCGTTTGCAGGCTGAGCGCTTCAAGACCAAGCCCGATGCGGAGGAACCCATCGTGTTGACGGTGCGGGAACTGAATCAGTTGTTGGCAGGTTTCGACCTCTGGGGGAACCAGCCACACAAAGTGCTGACCCCACGTTTTGTAAGCTGA
- the tnpC gene encoding IS66 family transposase: MKSGADSLPDDPVLLKQMLLLAHGKVAQLQEQVALLRHKLFSPKSERSPEDADSPQLAMFNEAEELLEEPAGGSSEAEAEEVVAPVKRRGKRKPLPANLPRVDVIHELPEYERTCTCGACKQVIGEETSEQLEIIPMQVRVIRHIRKTYACKACETAPVTADKPAQLIEKSLASPSVLAMLLTTKYADGIPLYRFEKMLSRHGIDIPRQTLARWVIQSGEQLQPLLNLMRDQLLGYPVLHCDETRLQVLHEPGRDPTAQSWMWVQSGGPPEKPVVLFDYSTSRAQDVPLHLLEGFSGYLMTDDYAGYNAVAAQTGIERLACWAHARRKFIDAQKVQPKGKIGRADMALNLINKLYGIERDLKEANDSERLVARQQRSQPLLDQLKAWLDKTQPQVAAQNALGKAVNYLASNWSRLVRYVEGGHLPIDNNRAENAIRPFVIGRKNWLFSDTPKGATASAQIYSLIETAKANGQEPYAWLRYILERLPLANSIEDFEALLPWNCPPTNAS, from the coding sequence ATGAAATCCGGCGCTGACTCCCTTCCCGACGACCCCGTTCTGCTCAAGCAGATGCTGCTGTTGGCGCACGGAAAGGTGGCGCAACTCCAAGAGCAGGTTGCTCTGCTGCGCCACAAACTGTTCTCGCCAAAGTCCGAGCGCAGTCCCGAGGATGCCGACTCCCCGCAGCTGGCCATGTTCAACGAGGCTGAGGAGTTGCTCGAAGAGCCTGCTGGCGGATCGAGTGAAGCCGAGGCCGAAGAAGTCGTCGCCCCCGTGAAGCGACGTGGCAAGCGCAAGCCTCTTCCGGCTAACTTGCCGCGCGTGGATGTCATCCACGAGCTGCCTGAGTACGAGCGCACCTGTACCTGCGGCGCCTGCAAACAGGTGATCGGCGAGGAAACCAGCGAGCAGCTGGAAATCATCCCGATGCAGGTGCGGGTCATTCGCCATATCCGCAAGACCTATGCCTGCAAGGCCTGCGAAACCGCCCCGGTCACCGCTGACAAACCGGCGCAACTGATTGAGAAAAGCCTGGCCAGTCCCAGCGTGCTGGCCATGCTGCTGACCACCAAGTACGCCGATGGCATCCCGCTGTATCGTTTCGAGAAGATGCTCAGCCGCCACGGCATCGACATCCCCCGCCAGACCCTGGCGCGCTGGGTGATCCAGTCCGGCGAACAGCTACAACCCTTGCTCAACCTGATGCGCGACCAGTTGCTGGGCTACCCGGTGCTGCACTGCGACGAAACCCGGCTCCAGGTACTGCATGAGCCCGGGCGCGATCCCACGGCGCAGTCCTGGATGTGGGTGCAGAGCGGCGGCCCGCCGGAGAAACCTGTCGTCCTGTTCGACTACAGCACCAGCCGTGCGCAGGACGTGCCGTTGCACCTGCTCGAAGGCTTCAGCGGCTACCTGATGACCGACGACTATGCCGGCTACAACGCCGTGGCCGCGCAAACGGGGATCGAGCGTCTGGCCTGCTGGGCCCATGCCCGGCGCAAGTTCATCGACGCGCAGAAGGTGCAGCCCAAGGGCAAGATCGGGCGTGCCGACATGGCCTTGAACCTGATCAACAAGCTCTACGGCATCGAGCGCGACCTGAAGGAGGCTAACGACAGCGAACGCCTCGTAGCTCGTCAGCAACGTAGTCAGCCACTGCTCGATCAACTCAAGGCCTGGCTGGACAAGACTCAGCCGCAGGTCGCCGCGCAGAACGCCCTGGGCAAGGCGGTGAACTACCTGGCCAGCAACTGGAGCCGGCTCGTGCGCTATGTCGAAGGCGGACATCTGCCCATCGACAACAACCGCGCGGAGAACGCCATCCGCCCGTTCGTCATCGGGCGCAAGAACTGGCTGTTCAGCGACACGCCCAAAGGCGCTACGGCCAGCGCGCAGATCTACAGCCTGATCGAAACCGCCAAGGCCAACGGGCAGGAGCCCTATGCCTGGCTGCGCTACATCCTCGAACGCCTGCCGTTGGCCAATAGCATCGAAGACTTCGAAGCCCTGCTGCCGTGGAACTGCCCACCGACAAACGCATCCTGA
- a CDS encoding DNA-binding protein: MSKAYSFRENSMDAVRKRALQLIRAVGPKYLSELGGKNYERWRNISGGKIRISTEEVGILADTYPHYALWLISGRIEPENGHRSPEYDEAHRNLTNQSAG; the protein is encoded by the coding sequence ATGAGTAAAGCTTACTCTTTCAGAGAAAATTCTATGGATGCTGTAAGAAAACGGGCACTTCAGTTGATTCGCGCTGTAGGACCCAAGTATTTAAGCGAGCTCGGTGGAAAAAACTACGAGCGCTGGAGAAATATCAGCGGCGGCAAAATCAGGATCAGTACAGAAGAAGTAGGAATTCTTGCTGACACTTATCCCCACTATGCCTTGTGGCTAATTTCAGGAAGAATTGAACCTGAGAATGGCCATCGAAGCCCCGAATACGATGAGGCCCACCGAAACTTGACCAATCAGAGCGCGGGATAG
- a CDS encoding MerR family transcriptional regulator: MEQSGVVGLTPEGGPERITDFRSAPFCTQLVLAEMLGIQDITEDVVRGWVETHTIPTVKIGRRRIINLHRIRKDLDRGKTVFCQGDYADE; encoded by the coding sequence ATGGAACAGTCTGGAGTAGTGGGGCTCACCCCCGAAGGGGGACCCGAACGCATCACCGATTTCCGCAGCGCGCCGTTCTGCACCCAGCTCGTCCTGGCCGAGATGCTGGGCATCCAGGACATCACAGAGGACGTGGTACGGGGCTGGGTCGAGACCCACACCATCCCCACCGTCAAGATCGGACGCCGCCGCATCATCAACCTCCACCGCATCCGCAAGGACCTGGACCGGGGCAAGACGGTCTTCTGCCAGGGGGACTACGCCGATGAATAG
- the pflM gene encoding lysogeny maintenance protein PflM codes for MQPTYPHLTHAANCDCSVCWSRRELAATAPSRSTPCEHCRPARISRVAGRWVCQPASYCEKHRPARRAPTYWHVVYDSGPPTPYVPIYEPFDWEP; via the coding sequence ATGCAACCGACTTATCCACACCTCACCCACGCCGCCAACTGCGACTGCTCTGTCTGCTGGTCCCGTCGCGAACTGGCGGCCACCGCACCCTCCCGGTCCACTCCCTGCGAGCACTGCCGCCCCGCGCGGATATCCAGGGTCGCTGGACGCTGGGTCTGCCAACCGGCCTCGTACTGCGAGAAACACAGGCCCGCCCGCCGCGCGCCGACGTACTGGCACGTTGTGTACGACAGCGGACCGCCCACGCCCTACGTGCCCATCTACGAGCCCTTCGACTGGGAGCCCTGA
- a CDS encoding DNA-binding protein, translating into MSKGVTKRGLRLLNLASITELSKAGSTGYVRWQNIKRGRARLGADEIGILVAVFPQYRWWLISGEVMPEKGQTSPEYDEAHRNLSNQSAG; encoded by the coding sequence ATGAGCAAAGGAGTAACAAAGCGTGGCTTAAGACTGTTAAATCTAGCCAGCATTACCGAGCTTTCAAAGGCGGGGAGCACCGGATATGTACGCTGGCAAAATATTAAGCGCGGACGCGCAAGACTTGGAGCCGATGAGATCGGTATTCTTGTGGCAGTTTTTCCACAATATCGCTGGTGGCTTATCTCTGGAGAAGTAATGCCTGAGAAAGGCCAAACAAGCCCAGAATACGACGAGGCCCATCGAAACTTGTCCAATCAGAGCGCGGGATAG